One window of the Periophthalmus magnuspinnatus isolate fPerMag1 chromosome 17, fPerMag1.2.pri, whole genome shotgun sequence genome contains the following:
- the LOC129457036 gene encoding uncharacterized protein LOC129457036, with the protein MGFMLSFDIDAPVDNLAAFAREICPFPNYFPDPHYYNLLSANSSHHLQEHYISVQSSLSPKQLEDFTQSLRSTFGRHGRVSHGGVGVVALSLAILFDTVARKVKGEYVSDREPIPGLFLKDYRGYYPTVVYTISEYLRLVPHIANNPTRMKEESERCLEQIDAQYREWQEAFNQKKDIWPLYEDISAANIHFSYTLGMYLLTVTPSHYGKEQSVIGDVLFQLNCDPEEAANQFISKMHTYDKNIQDSIKDRGLDRESIRATLMKEFAETLFFRSIIVSLFKALETMGKAGKDQIKPYVEHFDLKGNALGKW; encoded by the exons ATGGGATTCATGTTATCCTTTGATATAGATGCACCGGTAGATAACTTGGCTGCTTTTGCTCGAGAAATCTGTCCTTTTCCAAATTACTTTCCTGATCCTCATTACTACAACTTGCTGTCTGCGAATTCCTCCCATCACCTGCAGGAGCATTACATCTCTGTCCAGTCCTCTCTGAGCCCCAAACAGCTGGAGGACTTCACCCAGAGCCTGAGGAGCACTTTTGGGCGACATGGAAGAGTGTCTCATGGAGGCGTGGGAGTGGTCGCTCTTTCTTTGGCCATTCTGTTTGACACTGTAGCCCGAAAAGTGAAGGGAGAGTACGTGTCCGACCGAGAACCCATCCCGGGACTGTTCTTGAAAGACTACAGAGGGTACTACCCAACTGTAGTCTACACCATCAGCGAGTATCTGAGACTGGTGCCACATATCGCCAACAACCCCACAAGGatgaaagaagagagtgagag GTGTTTGGAACAGATAGACGCACAGTATCGAGAATGGCAGGAAGCATTCAACCAGAAGAAAGATATCTGGCCTCTTTACGAAGACATTTCAGCTGCTAACATCCATTTCTCTTATACGTTAGGCATGTACCTTTTGACGGTGACCCCTAGCCATTATGGTAAAGAGCAATCTGTAATTGGAGATGTACTTTTTCAATTGAACTGTGACCCAGAGGAAGCTGCCAATCAGTTCATAAGCAAAATGCATACATATGACAAGAACATCCAGGACAGTATTAAAGACCGTGGACTGGACAGGGAAAGCATTCGGGCGACTCTCATGAAAGAGTTTGCTGAGACCCTTTTTTTCCGTTCAATCATCGTCTCTTTATTCAAGGCTTTAGAAACAATGGGTAAGGCTGGTAAAGACCAAATAAAACCCTATGTTGAACACTTTGATTTGAAGGGTAATGCATTAGGGAAATGGTAA